The Babylonia areolata isolate BAREFJ2019XMU chromosome 2, ASM4173473v1, whole genome shotgun sequence genome segment tttacccaccaggcgccgtcaccgtgattcgaacccgggaccctcagattgacagtccaacgctttaaccactcggctattgcgcccgtcgtttctttgtttctttctttctttgtttttggttgggttgtttgggtgtgtttttttttcttgtttgtttgtttctttgttgttttttgtacagagagaaactgacagtcaGACTGATCGATGAAAGTTTCCTATATCTTTATGCCACTGTGAAAGATATTTTCTAgcatgataataaaacaaaaatgatctCCCACTCCAATCAAATCATACTGCTCATACTCCAGGTGACTCACCTTGTTTGTGCTCAGTTCGTAAAACTTGAAGAAAAGCACGTCATGTTGGtctgcacacaaaacaaaaaggtgtCAAAAAATCATCACGGATTTATGTTAACTCTCTCcctgcgaacggcgaaagagacgacgttaacagcgtttcaccccaattaccatcatcaaaatattgcaagcggaaggctcttatactgaagacgtgaatgttgacaaagaataccacaattctgacgacggaagctaaaggttgggtcattcagacacccactggacatccgaggggtccgtgtagaggagaagagaggactggccgtactgagtgagttaatgggttgttgttgttgttgttgtgtgaagtgtgtgtgtgtgtctgtgtctgtgtgggtctatgtctgtgtgtgtgtgtgtgtatctgtgtcggtctctttgcatctctgtgtgttctttcttatgTGATTTGTGCTGAATGACTAGCAATTGTGAAGTGCTTTGAGAGGTCTGAAAGCACCACCTTTTATCATCACTACCTGAAGAAACAGCACACACTGTAGCCACAGTACCTGTCACATCACCAGTGGCAGCCGACAGACCAAAGAAGTAGCCTGCAGGCAGCTTGACGCCCTCCACAGAAAAACACTCCTGCCACTCTTTTTTGTTGGTGATGTCCAACAGaacctgcaaccacacacacacacacacacacacacacacacacatgcattcacgcacgcacacacacacacatgcattcacgcacgcacatgcacgcacacacacacacacacgcgcgcacacacacacacatgcattcatgcacgcacacacacacatgcattcacacacgcacacacacacacacgcacacacacatgtacgcatgcacgcgcacacacacacacacacacacacaaacacacacacatacacaaacacacacacacacacacatgcattcatgcacacacacacacacgcgcacacacacatgcattcacgcacgcacacacacacaagtgcacacacacacacacatgcattcacgcacgtacacacacacatgcattcatgcacgcgcacacacacacacgcacatgcacgcatgcatgcacacacacacacacacacacacacacacacacacacacaattatatatttacaggtcaggatgtcagtgaagggctgtcacctcactgagataggacagagcttacaggtcagtatgtcagtgaagggctgtcacctcactgagataggacagagcttacaggtcaggatgtcagtgaagggctgtcacctcactgagatcagacagagcttacaggtcaggatgtcagtgaagggctgtcacctcactgagatcagacagagcttacaggtcaggatgtcagtgaagggctgtcacctcactgagatcagacagagcttacaggtcaggatgtcagtgaagggctgtcacctcactgagatcagacagagcttacaggtcaggatgtcagtgaagggctgtcaccttactgagatcagacagagcttacaggtcaggatgtcagtgaagggctgtcaccttactgagatcagacagagcttacaggtcaggatgtcagtgaagggctgtcaccttactgagatcagacacagcttacaggtcaggacgtcagtgaagggctgtcacctcactgagataagacagagcttacaggtcaggacgtcagtgaagggctgtcacctcactgagataagacagagcttacaggtcaggacgtcagtgaagggctgtcacctcactgagataggacacagcttacaggtcaggatgtcagtgaagggctgtcacctcactgagatcagacagagcttacaggtcaggatgtcagtgaagggctgtcacctcactgagatcagacagagcttacaggtcagtatgtcagtgaagggtgtcacctcactgagatcagacagagcttacaggtcagtatgtcagtgaagggctgtcacctcactgagatcagacagagcttacaggtcagtatgtcagtgaagggctgtcacctcaatgagataggacacagcttacaggtcagtatgtcagtgaagggctgtcacctcactgagacaggacagagcttacaggtcaggatgtcagtgaagggctgtcacctcaatgagatcagacagagcttacaggtcaggatgtcagtgaagggctgtcacctcactgagataggacagagcttacaggtcaggatgtcagtgaagggctgtcacctcactgagataggacagagcttacaggtcagtatgtcagtgaagggctgtcacctcactgagataggacagagcttacaggtcaggatgtcagtgaagggctgtcacctcactgagatcagacagagcttacaggtcagtatgtcagtgaagggctgtcacctcactgagataggacagagcttacaggtcagtatgtcagtgaagggctgtcacctcactgagataagacagagcttacaggtcaggatgtcagtgaagggctgtcacctcagtgagttaagacagagcttacaggtcagaaaaTATGGCTTTCAGCCATAAAACTCCATCATcttcaaaaaagagaaaaatttttaaaaaaaaacactgataGGAAACAAAAGAACTTCCACTGAAACCTATACATTATTTGACCAATCTGGATTAGTTttgccattgttgttgctgttgtggtttatcatcatcattattatcattattatcatcatcaccttcatcatcatcatcatcgttattatcattatcataactgatattattattatcaatatcatcatcatcatcatcatatatcctACTCACTCAGTCACCTGACTTAACTCATTGACACTGAACAACATCTTCAAGTTGTTGTTCCGTGCTTCGTGTGagccctgtcaaggtcttcagcgtCAGCAGATTCAAAAGGGACTGCAGTCGGAGGGACATGGAGGCAGTCTCcgctctggggggggggggggatgctcactcAGCCTGGCTCCACAACCGTGACATTACTGTcctcagtagggggcttagtagacaCTACCAAACACCACCCAAGTGacagcagggtctcctctggtgtgtggcctcctagcgacctaataTCAATGGTTTCCTGTGGACGGCCAACGctgagactgcgacagacaaacccgggtgtggcggTGTATAGGGGACTAGGAATGATCggtgtaggagtaatgccactgaaatggtgcagatgatggggcagccaaaaaaaaaatatatatatatatatatatatatatataaatatcatcaGGTTGTTTACCGTGAGTGTATTTCCTTCGTATCTGACAGCCATGTAGGTGTCGTAATTCTTGTTTCTGAACTGCGCCTCACAGCCGGCGATCTGGTTGTGAGTGCCGTCCTTGTCGTGGTCGTAACTCTGCGTTCCATTGTTCACCATCGCTGATATGTACGGGTGCTGgtgctacagagacagagaaagtgagagaaatgttcaacacgtcaccacatcacatccatggtgctacagagacagagaaagtgagagaaatgtTCAACACGTCACCACATCACATCCATGGTGCATGCTGTAAGAATTAAAAGAACAAATACAGAGAGGCAGTCTGAACGagagcaaaacaaacaagagaggcaaggccttcaagactcacttgtgataaattacgtcccctagcattaattacagagtaatttcccttttttactatctgcaccaaaacgtttacaaaataaataaaaattccatgcttagcaaaagaagttcctgtttgaattaaaaaaaaaatgataataatgactcctctagttgttgtgtcagaataagaggtcaaagtgccaagtttagagaatacaaaaaatataaatataactgtaaatgcagtttgcatataattaggcttcttttttatttttttgtgcccatcccagaggtgcaatattgttttaaacaaaatgactggaaagaactgaattttccctatttttatgccaaatttggtgtcaactgacaaagtatttgcagaggaaatgtcaatgttaaagtttaccacggacacacagacacaaagtatttgcagagaaaatgtcaatgttaaagtttaccacggacacacagacacacacacacacacagacagacaaccgaacaccgggttaaaacatagactcactttgtttacacaagtgagtcaaaaaaccccactgaaatGTAGGTTTCTCTGGTGAAAAGGGAGGCAGTGTGGCTGAGAGTTAAGACGACTGacccagtgtccaccagtgaccAGGGCTCAAGCCCCCTTTTCAGCATGCTGTTgcgtccatgggaaaggcactgtactcggactttcctcactccacccaggagtgaatgggtacccgacttcaaaCTGTGGACGATTCAATGGAGAAAGGAGAGGACTCAGCCCCGCCTTTCTAAACCAAGCCCTGGGCACGGTGGACATGATTCACTGCCCtcatggccataaaaggctacgGGCACGATAGGTGAGAGGATAAAGGGTtcgactttcgatctgagggtcccgggttcgaatatcggtaacagcgccttgtgggtatagggtggagattttttccgatctcccaggtcaacatatgtgcagacccgctagtgcctcaacccccttcgtgtgtatacacacacacaagatcaaatatgcaagttaaagatcctgtaatccatgtcagcgtttggtgggttatggaaacaagaacatacccagcatgcacacccccgaaaatggagtatggctgcctacatggcagggtaaaaaacaaaacaaaaaaaaaacaacaaaaacaaaaaacgaaatggtcatacacataacatgttacatgtctctctgagtgtgtgcaagtgcatgcctgaaatctgattgaatgagacaggaaacgaatgatgagcgcccagtgacagccgtcagttggctctacccaggtaggcagcctgttgtgtaaatgaccccatgtatgtaaagcgcttagagcttggtctccgaccgaggataggcgatattcaagtatccatatcaatcaatcaaaccttTAACCACAACCTTTAACTGTTCTCCTCTACCTGTGTTTGTGAACATCATGGTTGCTGTTAATATCGTCTGTGTTTTCCTGCTCCATATATGTCACATGTCGGTCATGATTGTTTCTACAGGAGTACAATGATGGACAAGGAAACTGTTGTAGATAGATCAACAGGTAAACTGACAGGTGTTGTAACCATGGAAACTGTGGTAGACAGATCAACAGGCAAACAAACTGACAGGTATTGTAACCATGGAAACTGTGGTAGACAGATCAACAGGCAAACAAACTGACAGGTATTGTAACCATGGAAACTGTGGTAGATAGATCAACAGGCAAACAAACTGACAGGTGTTGTAACCATGGAAACTGGTAGATAGATCAACAGGCAAAAAACTGACAGGTGTTGTAACCATGGAAACTGTGGTAGATAGATCAACAGGCAAACAAACTGACAGGTGTTGTAACCATGGAAACTGTGGAAGATAGATCAACAGGCAAATAAACTGACAGGTGTTGTAACCATGGAAACTGTGGTATAGATAGATCTGATCAACAGGCAAACAAACTGACAGGCGTTGTAACCATGGAAACTGTGGTAGATAGATCAACAGGCAAACAAACTGACAGGTGTTGTAACCATGGAAACTGTGGTAGACAGATCAACAGGCAAACAAACTGACAGGTGTTGTAACCATGGAAACTGTGGTAGATAGATCAACAGGCAAACAAACTGACAGGTGTTGTAACCATGGAAACTGTGGTAGATAGATCAACAGGCAAACAAACTGACAGGTGTTGTAACCATGGAAACTGTGGTAGATAGATCAACAGGCAAACAAACTGACAGGTGTTGTAACCATGGAAACTGTGGTAGATAGTTTGaacaacagacaaactgacaggcaTTGTAACCATAGAAACTGTGGTAgatacaacaacagacaaacaaactgacaggcGTTGTAACCAAGGAAACTGGTAGATATAACGTTGTAACCAAGGAAACTGGTAgatacaacaacagacaaacaaacaaacagccattgTAATCAAATTGTTGAAATTTAAAGCACGGGACTTCTGTAATTTCAACAGCCTTAGTAACCTTTGTGTGTACACTTAGGTAGAAGAtcaatgtcagcatttggtggagATACAAATCCAACATGTACGCTCTCCCAGAATGCAGTACAACTGCCTAAGTGGCTGGAGAAAAACAGCCGCCCATGTAGGGCCCACTGACAGAAACAACAAGACATGGCAGCCGCAGCCCaggaacactgaaaaaaaaacagaaaaacgatgacaaacaaagacaacaaacagacaggcgaATGAAGATAACGTTTTCTCCTCTCCCTACGTTGTGAGGCTCATCGTGGTTGACGTAGGTGTCCAGGAACACTCCCAGGCCAGTGAAGTAATCCTGGTTCCCAAACACGggccctgcaacacacagcattcCATGTCTACATTCTATGGACCCCGCATCCGTTTTTTTGTGTCACCGCacatgcatgctgtgtgtgtgaagatctgCCCATCTCAGATTGGGAAATTCTGCACAGATGTCTACCAATCAGTCTAGTGCCTAAAAAAGGTGGGTTTCTTTTTTCCCTAAAGTTACATATGATAAATTTACCGCTTTGACTGGTGCAAAGTGTGGTGATCTGATTGCTGTCTTGTGCAAACTGCTGCTGTGATCTGATTGCTGTCTTGTGCAAACTGCTGCTGTGATCTGATTGCTGTCTTGTGCAAACTGCTGCTGTGATCTGATTGCTGTCTTGTGCAAACTGCTGCTGTGATCTGATTGctgtcttgtgcaaactgtggtGATCTGATTGCTGTCTTGTGCAAACTGCTGCTATGATCTGATTGCTGTCTTGTGCAAACTGCTGCTGTGATCTGATTGCTGTCTTGTGCAAACTGCTGCTATGATCTGATTGCTGTCTTGTGCAAACTGCTGCTGTGATCTGATTGCTGTCTTGTGCAAACTGCTGCTGTGATCTGATTGCTGTCTTGTGCAAACTGCTGCTGTGATCTGATTGctgtcttgtgcaaactgtggtGATCTGATTGCTGTCTTGTGCAAACTGCTGCTATGATCTGATTGCTGTCTTGTGCAAACTGCTGCTGTGATCTGATTGCTGTCTTGTGCAAACTGCTGCTATGATCTGATTGCTGTCTTGTGCAAACTGCTGCTGTGATCTGATTGCTGTCTTGTGCAAACTGCTGCTGTGATCTGATTGctgtcttgtgcaaactgtggtGATCTGATTGCTGTCTTGTGCAAACTGCTGCTGTGATCTGATTGctgtcttgtgcaaactgtggtGATCTGATTGctgtcttgtgcaaactgtggtGATCTGATTGctgtcttgtgcaaactgtggtGATCTGATTGCTGTCTTGTGCAAACTAGTCCTCCCACCAAGTAGAGAAAGTGAAAGTAGCTGCAGCCAGCAGTCATCCTCAGTATATCACCTCTCTTCTGTTTCCAGCAGAATTTCCATTTCaagatcttaactcactcagtacggccagtcctctcttctcctccacacagacccctcggatgtccagtgggtgtctgaatgacccagcctttagcttccgtcgtcagaattgtggtattctttgtcaacattcacgtcttcagtataaaagccttccgcttgcaatattttgatgatggtaattggggtgaaacgctgttaacgtcgtctctttcgccgttcgtatggagagagttaataaatttGTCACACTATGCAGCAGCTGGACACGAGCAAACACTTGTCCTTCCATTCTTGGAGTCAGTTCATGTCCAGGTACTTCTATGTCAGACAGATGGGGGACTgtcgctgggggtgggggaggggtggggggtggggtggggggtcacatGGTGGCAATCTTCACACTGGATGGGATGATCACTCACTCTGGCTCCACAACAAAGAGGAGgcgtttgtattatactccatgtttggtgatacatatacttaccatgtcaaactgatgcaaactaggcctatcggtttgctctgcttggccaaatttcgcgcagctaacagtgaaaagacgccccttcttgcccggtccgctcttagccaatcaaacgcctcaaaaagctataagcgctgaatcattcctttggccaaggttctccacgccatcttgtcaggttttcactctgtctcgtcttacgcttttttggctattaagcatgTTCATTTGGCCTTCCTTTGCTGCATGCTGCTTGTCTGTAtattattcttacattctgtgtactcgtttcaactcggccccctcgattcgttcatttttttctacctctaagtcgatcctgtctttcctttctctgttggggatcggatttcgctgggtgcctaagtgaTGATTTTCATCAGTACGGGGCTCAGCAGgggctgtcctgtgtgtgctggaTCAGAACAGCCCTGCTTAACCCCATGGGaaggactcagcagcagtgcagggtctccgacgggcgcaatagccaagtggttaaagcgtcggaatgtcaatctgagggtcccgggttcgaatcacggtgacggcgcctggtgggtaaagggtggagatttttacgatctcccaggtcaatatatgtgtagacctgctagtgcctgaacccccttcgtgtgtatatgcaagcagaacatcaaatacacacgttaaagatcctgtaatccatgtcagcgttcggtgggttatggaaacaagaacatacccagcatgcacacccccaaaaacggagtatggctgcctacatggcggggtaaaaacggtcatacacgtaaaagcccactcgtgtgcatacaagtgaacgcagaagaagaagaagaagaaccagggtctcctctggtgtgttgccAATGAGCAAAATTCACTCCAAGTGGACTGCCAGCTAGCACTGGGATTACGGCAGACAAAgccggtgtgtctgtgtatgggggaGTGTAAGAAAAAGAGCGTAAGACAAAGACTCtaccagacagaaagaaaaagggtggcactgcagtgtagcaaagtgctctccccagggacagcagcttgaatttcacataatacaatacgacagaacatgacatgacatgaaacgacacgacatgacatgaaacgacatgacacaacacaacacaatatcataCAATCTGATGCTGGGTCCAGTTTTGGTATTTGATAGATTAATCAACATTTCCGTTGCACCAAAGATTAACAGAGAAGTCTGAAGCAAAGCATGCTCCAGCTAGCACATATAGTGCTGTACGCTATGAGCCTCTTACGAAGTCATCCTGTTCTTTTAACATACCTGGTTCCAAAGGAGAGGACTGGGAAGGAAGGTTTGTTTTTCACTCCATGcaaaactgaaaatttcccacacagaccagtgtctgtgtgaaatCGTTGCTCAAACTCCAACCCAtatcctgcaagactgccctctacacaaaccatatcctgcaagactgccctctacacaacccatatcctgcaagactgccctctacacaaaccatatcctgcaagactgccctctacacaaaccatatcctgcaagactgccctctacacaaaccatatcctgcaagactgccctctacacaaacgGCTGAGGtaccagatctggcccagtcctgcAGCATTCCAGGGCAAGTTATAGGAAATGGCGGCAGAACTCCAGTGGACTGCGGACTTTGTCATTCACTCCGGACGGACCGTCTGAATTACAATTTTCTTGTTTATCACTGCAAGGCAATTGTCACTgcctgcttgttttgtttgttgttgttgttgttgttgttgtttttttttggggggagcgggttgttgttttttgttgttgttttataatttCATTACATTTCCATGACACTTCTCTCAATCCCTGTCCACCTGCTGGTAATTCCGTACATATAATGACCACAAAAGAAACACATCCTGATGGATGAATGAGAGTGTGGATGCAGGAATggatgaacttcttcttcttctgtgttcatgggctgcaactcccacatttactcgtatgtacacgagtgggcctttacaattttactccaccatgtaggcagccatactctgttttcagaggtgtgcatgctgggtatgttcttgtttccataacccatcgaacgctgacatggattacaggatctttaacgtgcgtatttgatcttctgcttgcgtatacacacgaaggaggtttagacactagcagatctgcacatatgttgacctgggagatcgtaaaaatctccaccgtttacccaccaggcgccgtcaccgtgattcgaacccgggaccctcagattgaaagtccaacgctttaaccactcggctattgcgcccgtcgaatggaTGAACAAGTGAAGGAAGAATATAAAAAATCATAGATTTATAAAcacatttttaaaaattctttggCATACCTGTTTCCATGCGTTCCTGTGTATACCAGAAGGCCATGCCGTCTCCAAACCAGGACCTGGTGGCTCCGTGCACTTTGAACTGGATGTGCACCTCCCAGTTGGAGGATATGCACCTCTGCACACACCAACATGCTTTATGTAACATCTGTTGGACAACACAGTCATTCAGTGCACCTCTGCACACACCAACATGCTTTATGTAACATCTGTTGGACAACACAGTCATTCAATGCACCTCTGCACACACCAACATGCTTTATGTAACATCTCCTGTTGGACAACACAGTCATTCAATGCACCTCTGTACACACCAACATGCTTTATGTAACATCTGTTGGACAACACAGTCATTCAATGCACCTCTGTACACACCAACATGTTTTATGTAGCAACATCTCCTGTAGGACAACACAGTCATTCAATCAACCAAACATTCAGATTTTTCCAAAGTCAGTACGCTTATTCTGAAGGCTAAGCCAACTTTGTGCAAATAAGATGGCTTATGCAACCTCCTGCCATTCTTGCCCGTGTTTCCCCGAGTTTGATAATCAGTTTCAGTACACCTGgtgggataaagggtggagattcttctgatctcccagctcaacatatgtgcagacctgctggtgcctgaatccgccccctccccccacccccccaccccccctgctgcccccccccctcccccactcccctttgtGTACATACACGTGCACAAGATCAAATATTATGCAAGTTAAAgttcccgtaatccatgtcagcgtttggtggattatggaattaagaatatacccagtatggaccccacccccaccccccacaccccaaaatggAGCATAGCTGCCTTCTTGGCAGGATAAAAACAGCCAAACATGGGGAAGCCATCTTGCACCATAGGTGactgtgggagctgcagcccacgattGAAGAAGAAGCAATTCACATCAGCTCTTCCACAGCCAAAGCAATCAGACACTGGAGGATCCAGAACGATACCCAGCACATTTCAGGCACACTGTATTAAGTCTGGAGGATCCAGAACGATACCCAGCACATTTCAGGTACACTGTATTAAGTCTGGAGGATCCAGAACGATACCCAGCACATTTCAGGTACACTGTATTAAGTCTGGAGGATCCAGAACGATACCCAGCACATTTCAGGCACACTGTATTAAGTCTGGAGGATCCAGAACGATACCCAGCACATTTCAGGCACACTGTATTAAGTCTGGAGGATCCAGAACAATACCCAGCACATTTCAAGTAcactttattaactctctccatacgaacggcgaaagagacgacgttaacagcgtttcaccccaattaccatcatcaaaatattgcaagcggaaggctctaaaactg includes the following:
- the LOC143278567 gene encoding VIP36-like protein — its product is MMGSTLVTKAYISLTPNLQGQQGAMWNNARCISSNWEVHIQFKVHGATRSWFGDGMAFWYTQERMETGPVFGNQDYFTGLGVFLDTYVNHDEPHNHQHPYISAMVNNGTQSYDHDKDGTHNQIAGCEAQFRNKNYDTYMAVRYEGNTLTVLLDITNKKEWQECFSVEGVKLPAGYFFGLSAATGDVTDQHDVLFFKFYELSTNKDVPHYEGLPEAPLPKPPHVKEEEDKKKKEVDMFWDIVVSVLMIVGTLCVFAVILFCILHKNRLDTKKKYY